A window of Micromonospora eburnea genomic DNA:
AGGGGGTGCGGACGCCGTCGACGAAGACGACATCCCGAACTTCACGGGGCACTTGGAGCCTCCTTTTCGACCATAAATTCGGCCATGGGCGCCGCCAGGGGGCGCTACAGGCCGAATGAAGGTCGCCGGCACTGGCATTTCCCTCGGATGCTACTCGTCAGTAACCATCGCCGTCACCACCCCCCATGTGGCCCGCCCCACATTGGGTGAAGTAGTCGACGACGCATAATAGTGGCGCTACTATGCGTCGCATGATAGCTGCGGAGGGTTCGGGGGGCGGGGACCGTCAGGCCCAGCTGCTCCGGGGCGTCCTCGACATGTGCCTGCTGGCGCTGCTGGATCACGAACCCGCCCACGGTTACGAGCTGGTCCGCCGACTGGACGCCGCCGGCCTGGCGGGGGTCGGCTACGGCACGGTCTATCCCCTGCTCACCCGGTTGCGGCGGCTCGGCCTGGTAACCGACGCGGTGCAGGAGAGTCCGAGCGGACCGCCCCGAAAGGTCTACGCGCTCAGCACGGAGGGCAGCAGGCGGCTCGCCGCCTGGAAACAGCAGTGGAGGACCTTCGCCGACACGGTCGACGCCGCGATCACCGACGCGCCCACCACCGGGAGGTAGCCGTGCAGGACGCTCGACAGCACCGCACTGCCGGTGCTGCTGGCCGAGGCGGCCCTGGTGGGTGGCGCGCTGGCCGGGGCGACGGTGCTGGCCCGCCGGTGGGCGCTCGCCCCCGCCCTGCGCGACGCCCATCCCCGAGCCGCCGGAAGCCACTGACCACCACCCGCACCCCGCACAGATGCGCGTTGATCAAGAAGTTTGCGTCAGTGAATCGGCGTGTCGCGGACGCAAACTTCTTGATCAACCGGGAAGGCGGGGGTCGGACCGGTGGGTCAGGGGCCGGTCAGGGCTTGGGTGAGGGTGGGGAGGAGGAGGGTGATCTGCCATTCGCGGGCGCCGGAGGTGCGGAGGGTGTCGGCGACCGTGTTCTCGGTGATCTCCTCCGGTGGTTGCCAGGCCAGGCGACGGATGTAGTCGGGCGCGATCAGGTTCTCCGGCGGGAGGTTGTGCGCGCCGGCCGTACCGACCACCACCTCCCGGCAGCGGGCCAGCCGGGCGGCCGCCACCGGGTCGCGCTCCGCCCACCGGTGCGGCGGGGGCGGGCCCTCCACGACCGGGGTCACCGGCAGCGCGTCGTCGGGCAGCTGACGGGCGTCGTCCAGGGCCGCCAGCCAGGTACGGGCCAGCCGGCGCACCGAGCGACCACCGAAGCCGGGCAGGGTGAGCAGGGTCTTCTCGTCCTTCGGGTCCAGCTCTGCCGCGGCCACGATCGCCGAGTCCGGCAGCACCCGCCCCGGGGCCGCGTCCCGCCGCGCGGCGATCTGGTCCCGGGCGTACCAGAGGGAGCGCACCCGCGCCTGCGCCCGGGCACCGCGTACCCGGTGGATGCCGGAGGTGCGCCGCCACGGCTCGGCCCGTACGCGAGGCGGACGGGCGCCGTTGCGGACCAGTGCGGCGAACTCCTCCGCCGCCCACTCCGACTTGCCCTGCCGGCGCAGCTCCTCGTCGAGGGCGTCGCGCAGGTCGACCAGCATCTCCACGTCCAGCGCCGCGTACGTCAGCCAGGACTCCGGCAACGGCCGGCTGGACCAGTCCGCCGCCGAGTGGTGCTTCTCCAGTGTGTAGCCGAGTAGCTGTTCGGTCAGCGCGGCAAGACCGACCCGCTCGAACCCGGCCAGCCGAGCGGCCAGTTCGGTGTCGAAGAGCCGGCGTGGGCGCAGCCCCACCTCGGCAAGGCAGGCGAGGTCCTGGCTGGCGGCGTGCAGCACCCACTCGGCCTCGGCGATCACCGCGTCCAGGGCGGAGAGGTCGGGCAGCGGCAGGGGGTCGATGAGCACGGTGCCGGCGCCGGCCCGACGCAACTGCACGAGATAGGCCCGCTGGCTGTAGCGGTATCCGGAGGCGCGTTCGGCGTCCAGGGCCACCGGGCCCATGCCCGCCGCGAAACGCGCCACGACCTCGTCGAGCTCGCTCGGTGCGGCCACCGGCGTGGGGGTGCCGTCGCGGGGCGCGGTCAGCGGCACGGGGCCGCCGGTGCTGGGTTCGGTCCCCGCGTCCGCGGGCTGCGGCACGGCCGACGACGGATACGGTGAGGCCTCTCCCGCACGACTTTCGGCGGCCCGACGGCGCAGGGGTGGTTCGTCGGTCACCTGACAACCCTAGTTCGCCGGACGATCCGGTGTGCGCAGCCGGTCCGCCGTGTGTCGGCGGGATGGCCGGCGAGTGTCATGATCGGCCCGGGTGGCGTCGGCGTGGCATGGTCGGACAACGGGGAAGACAAACCCCGTTTCGCGCCGGTACGGTCCATCGAGCCGCGGCGGGTGTCGAAGGCCGCGTAGCGGCATCAACCGGGGAGTTCACGGGGAGGGCTAACGATCATGACGGCTGGGTACCGAGCCGGCGACGGGGTGCCGGGGCAGGGCGCCGACGAGAGGGCCGACGGCACCCTGCCGATCGGCTCCGGCGGCGGCTTCGCCGCCCCGTCCGCCGTCCCGGGCGCTGTCGGGCACGGGCCCGGAGCCCAGTCCGCGCCCGTTCCGGCCCAGCCCGCTGGCGCTCCTGGTCAGCTCGGTGCCGCTCCGGGCCAGTCCGGAGTAGTGCCGGGTCAGTCCGGAGTAGTGCCGGGTCAGTCCGGAGTAGTGCCGGGTCAGTCCGGAGTCGTGCCGGCTCAGTTCGGCAGCGTGCCGGGTCAGCCAGCCGCGCCGGCCAGCCGGGCAAGCTGGCCCCCGGCGGCCAACAGCGGTCAGTGGGGCGGCCCGACCGGCATCCCCACCGCCCCCCGCGCCCAGGGCGCGTGGCCGCCGGCCCAGCCCGGCAGCGCGCCCGGAGGACTGGCCGCCGCGCCGGGAGGACCGGCCATCGCGCCTGGTGGACCGGCCATCGCGCCGGGAGGGCCGGTGATCGGGTCTGGGGGTCTGGCGGCCGCGCCGGGAGGACCGGGCGCTGCGCCGGGAGGGCTCGTGCTCGGGTCGCCGTATCCGGGGCAGCCGGCCGTCGGGACGGATTACCCGGGGCAGGCCGGCCCGGGGACGGCGTACCCCGATGGGCCGGCGGACGGGCCCCGGCGGCGGGGCCGGCTGCCGGTGGTGGCGCTCGCGCTGGCCGGGGTGCTGGCGGTGGTCGCGGGCGTGCAGGCGTACCAGATTTACCGGCTGGACAGCCGGCTCGCCGCCACCGACCGGCGGCTGGCCGAGGCACAGGGCGCGGACGGCCGCCGCCTGGACGGCCTGGAGACGCGCGCGGAGGCCCTGGAGAAGCAGGCCGGCGCCGCCTTCAACCCGGAGGCCGTGGCCAGCGCGGTGCTGCCGAGCGTGTTCCGGGTCCGGGCCGGTGATTTCACCGGTACGGCCTTCGCGATCGGCAAGCCGCCGTCCGGCGGCGGCACCACGCTGCTCACCAACTTCCACGTGGTGGAGTCGGTCTACGACGGGGGCGGCCGGAAGGTCTTCCTGGAGCGGACCGGCCAGCGTTTCGAGGCCACCATCGTGAAGGTCGAGAAGGACAAGGACCTCGCCCAGTTGCGTACCACGGCCCGGTTCACCGGGCTGGTCGCGGCCGCCGCGTCGGTCCGGTCCGGGCAACAGATCGTGGTGGTCGGCGCACCGCTGGGCCTGCAGGACAGCGTGACCACCGGGGTGGTGAGCGCGTTCCGTAAGGACGAGGACGGCTCGGGCCCGGTGATCCAGTTCGACGCACCCATCAATCCCGGCAACTCCGGCGGTCCGGTGATCAACGGATCCAAGGAGGTCGTCGGCATCGCCACCGCCAAGGCCCGGGACGCCGAGGGCATCGGCCTCGCGGTGCCGATCAAGACCGCCTGCGACACATTCAAGATCTGCTGACCGGCGTCGCCCGGTCGTCCTGACCATCTCCCCGCACCGTTCGGCGTGGCGCAGATCACGCCATGGCGCAGCTTCCCTGCCCGTCGGGGCTACCCACGGGGATCAGCAACCTGGAGGAAACGACATGTCCCAGCCACCGACCGGAGCGGAGGGCTACCCGCCCCAGCCGCCGGGCGGCACCGTCTACGGGGCCGGCCAGCCCGTACCCCAGCAGCCTGCGGCCGGCCAGGCGCCGACCGAGCCGTTCCCGGCCGCGCAGCCCCCGGCTGGCCAGGCGCCGACCGAGCCGTTCCCGCCCGCGCAGCCCCCGGCTCAGCCGCCGTTCCCGCCTGCGCAGCCTGCGGCTCAGCCGTTCCCGGCCGCGCAGCCTGCGGCTCAGCCGTTCCCGGCCGCGCAGCCTGCGGCTCAGCCGTTCCCGGCCGCGCAGCCTGCGGCTCAGCCGTTCCCGGCCGCGCAGCCTGCGGCTCAGCAGTACGGCGTGTCCGAGCCGGCCCGGCCCCAGCCCGCCCCGCCGTTCCCTGCCCCGCCGGTTCCCGGCCAGTACGCGCCCGGCGCGGCCCCGGTTTCCGCGCCCGGTGCCGCCCCGGTCTCCGCGCCCGGCTACCCGCAGCCGATGTCGGCGCCGCCGATGTCCGCCCCGCCGATGTCCGCCCCGCCGGTCTCCGGACCCGGGTTCGGGACGCAGCCGATGTCGGCCCCGCCCGGTGTCGTGCCGCCGTACGGGGCGCCCGCGGCGGGCGGTCGCCGGGGGCGCAGCACCCTGGTCCTCGCGCTCGTCGCCGGGCTGCTGCTCGTCCTCGGTGGCGTGATGACCGGCTTCTACGTCAACACGAACGGGAAGCTGCATGTCTCCGAGAAGAAGGTCAGCCAGCGGGACGGCACGATCGAGGCGAACCGGCAGGAGATCGACAAGCTCAAGGCCGATCTGCAGTCGGTGCGGGACAAGCTCGCCGACACCGAGCAGGACCTGACCGGCACCAAGAACGACCGGGACGAGCAGGCCCGGCAGAAGAAGGTCATCGCCAACTGCCTGGACAAGCTCACCACCGGCCTCGCAGCGGCGTCCCGGGGCGACAAGGCGGCCTTCGACAAGGCCACCAAGGGCCTGGACAAGATCTGCGACGAGGCCGACAACTACCTGTGACGGTCTGCCGTACGGGCCGCTCCCGAATTTTCGGGGCGGCCCGTCGCGGTGTTTCGGCCGTTCAGGCGGCGCCGGCCGGGCGGCGGGAGGAGAGGGCCGTCACGCCGGGTGGCGGCAGGCCGGCCGTCGAGGCGAGCAGGGCGCACCAGCCGAGCAGGTGCGGGGCCAGGTCGACGCCGAGCGGCGTCCACGACGCGCGGATCTCGATGTCCCCGGCGGTGGGCGGCCCGGCCAACTCGCCGAACCGGGTGGAGAGCGTCTGGGTGACCGTGCCGCCGATCGCCAGGTATCGCGCGTCCTGCGCGTCCAGCGCGTCGGTCAGCCAGGTCCAGCCCACCCCGGGTAACAACGGGTCGCTGGCCAGGTCCACCTCCAGTTCGGCGGTCACGTAGGTGACCAGCCGCAGGGTGCCATGCCACGCCTCGTGTCCGGCCGGGTCGTGCAGCAGGATCAGCCGCCCGGTGGCCACCTCGTCCTCGTCGCGGAGCACCGCCGCGGAGAGCGCGAACGCGTACGGGGCCAGGCGCTGGGGGGCGCCGACCTCCTCCAGCACGATCTCGGCGCGGGGTGTCACCGATCGCAGCCCGGCGACCGCGCGAGCGAAGGTTTCGGGGAGCGCGATCGGGGGGCCATGCAGGCAGACTATGCCGCCGCCCGCCCGCGCCGGGCGACGCCGCGCCGAGCGGGTCGGTCACGATCATGTGACAGCGGGGGCAGGTGTTAGCAGGGGGCCCTTCCTATACCGCAGGCGTTAACAAGGGGCCCCTCCTTCTACGTCACAAAAGGTGACGGGGGCGGCGGGCCGGATCGGCCGGCGTGGCACGATTGCCGCGATGAGTACCGACACCACGGGCACTGCGGCCCGAGACGGACAAACCCGCCACGGTGGGCCGGCCGGCTCACCCTTCGTCCGCGCCTGCCGGCGTGAACCCGGGCCGCACACCCCCGTGTGGTTCATGCGCCAGGCCGGTCGCTCCCTGCCGGAGTATCGCGCGATTCGGGCCAACGTGCCGATGCTGGAGTCGTGCCGTCGTCCCGAGCTGGTCACCGAGATCACCCTCCAGCCGGTACGCCGGCACGGGGTCGACGCGGCGATCCTGTTCAGTGACATCGTGGTGCCGGTGGCCGCCGCCGGGGTCGACCTGGACATCGTGCCCGGCACCGGTCCGGTGGTGGCGGAGCCGGTCCGCACCGCCGCCGACGTCGACCGGATCCGCCCGATCAGCCGCGACGACGTGTCCTACGTGGACGAGGCGGTCCGGCTGCTCGTCGCCGAGCTGGGCGACACCCCGCTGATCGGCTTCGCCGGCGCCCCGTTCACCCTGGCCAGCTACCTGGTCGAGGGCGGGCCGTCGCGGAACCACGTGAAGACCAAGGCGCTGATGTACGGCGACCCGGAGCTGTGGCACGCGCTCTGCGACCGGCTGGCCGAGGTGACGCTGTCGTTCCTGCGGGTGCAGATCGACGCCGGGGTCTCCGCGGTGCAGCTCTTCGACTCCTGGGCCGGGGCGCTTTCCGAGGCCGACTACCGCCGCTACGTGCTGCCGCACTCGACCCGCGTGCTCAGCGGCCTGGCCGACGCCGACCGCTCCGGGTCGCGGCGCGGCGACGGACGCGCCGAGCCGGAGCGGTCGCCCGGGGTGCCCCGGATCCACTTCGGGGTGGGCACCGCCGAGCTGCTCGGCGCGATGGGCGAGGCCGGTGCCGACGTGGTCGGCGTGGACTGGCGTACGCCGCTGGACGTGGCGACCCGCCGGATCGGACCGGACAAGGCCGTGCAGGGCAACCTCGACCCGTGCGTGCTGTTCGCCCCCTGGCCGGTGGTGGAGGCGGAGGTACGCCGGATCCTCGACCAGGGGCGGGCCGCCCCCGGTCACGTGTTCAACCTCGGTCACGGCGTCCTGCCGGAGACCGATCCCGATGTGCTGACCAGGGTGGTCGCGCTGGTGCACGAGCTCAGCGCGCGGCCCGTCGAGTAGGGGAGTGACCATGGCGCGACCGAGCCGGGTGGCGATCGTCGGTGGTGGGATCACCGGGCTGGCGGCCGCCGTCCGGTTACGCGAGCGCGCCCCCGCCGGCACCGATATCACCGTGTACGAGCAGTCCGGCCGGCTCGGCGGGAAGTTGCGTACCGGCGAGCTGGCCGGTGGCCCGGTCGAGTTCGGTGCCGAGTCGTTCCTGATGCGCGACCCGGCCGGCGGGGACTCCGCCGTGGTGGCCCTGGTCCGCCGGCTCGGTCTGGCCGAGTCGATCGTGCACCCGAGCGTCGGGCAGGCCGCGCTGGTCGTCGATGGCGGGCTGCGCCCGGTGCCGGGCGGCACGCTGGTCGGCGTACCGGGGGATCTGAACAAGGTGGCGGCGGTGGCCCGGCCGGCGGCGGACGCCGACCGGGACGCCGGCCGCCCGCTGCTCGGCCCGGACGCCGACGTGCCGGTCGGCGCGCTGGTCCGCGCCCGCCTCGGCGACGAGGTGGTGGACCGGCTGGTCGACCCGATGCTCGGCGGCGTCTACGCGGGCCGGGCCGACGACCTCTCCCTGGCCGCCACCATGCCGGCCCTGGCCCGGACGGCCCGGGTCGAGCACACCCTGGTCGGGGCGGTCCGGGCCGCGCAGGCCGCCGCGCCCCGCACCCCCGGCGCGCCGGTCTTCGGCACCCTGGCCGGTGGGCTGAGCACCCTGGTCGAGGCGGCGGCAGCCGCCAGCGGCGCGACGATCCGCCGGGACGCGGCGGTCCGCGAGCTGCACCGCACCGCCACCGGCTGGCGGCTGACCGTCGGCCCCACCCGGGAGGCCGAGTACGTCGAGGTTGACGCGGTGGTGCTCGCCGTGCCGGCCCGCCCGGCCGCCCGGCTGCTCGCCGGCACGGTGCCCGAGGTGGCCGCCACCGTCGGCGAGCTGGACTACGCCAGCGTGGCGTTGATCACCATGGCCCTGCCGGAGCCGGAGCTGCCGGAGCTGTCCGGGTTCCTGGTGCCGGCCACCGAGGGGCTGCTGATCAAGGCGTCGACGTTCTTCACCACCAAGTGGGGGCACCTGCGCCGGGCGGACGGGGTCGCCCTGCTCCGCGCCTCCGTCGGCCGGTACGGCGACGAGACGTCGTTGCAGCTCACCGACGAGGACCTGGTCGCCACCGTGCACCGGGAGGTGTCGAAGGTGCTGGGTGTTTCGCTGCCCACCCCGATCGACCGGCACGTGCAGCGGTGGGGCGGGGCCCTGCCGCAGTACGCGCCCGGCCACCTCGGCCGGGTGGCGGCGGTCCGGGCGGCGGTGCGCGCCGCCCACCCGACCCTGGCCCTGGCCGGGGCCGGCTACGACGGCGTCGGCATCCCGGTCTGCGTCCGCTCGGGCGAGACCGCGGCCGAGGAGATCATCACAGCACTGGGAGGATCGGCAGCATGACCGAGCAGACCAACGCGGCGCGGCTGCGGGAGCTCAACGAGACCATCCGCTACACGATGTGGTCGGTGTACCGGGCCACCAGCCCGCTCCCGTCGCTGCGTGAGAACGTCGTCGACGAGGTCGAGTCCCTCTTCGGCGAGCTTGCCGGCAAGGACGTCACCATCCGGGGCACGTACGACGTGTCCGGCCTGCGTGCCGACGCGGACCTGATGATCTGGTGGCACGCCTCGTCGAGCGACGAGCTGCAGGACGCGTACCTGCGGTTCCGCCGGACCGCGCTGGGCCGGGCGCTCACCCCGGTCTGGTCACAGCTGGCGCTGCACCGGCCGGCCGAGTTCAACAGGAGCCACATTCCGGCGTTCCTGGCCGGCGAGGAGCCTCGGGCGTACATCTGCGTCTACCCCTTCATCCGCTCGTACGAGTGGTACCTGCTGCCGGACGCCGAGCGCCGCGAGATGCTCGCCGAGCACGGGCAGATGGCCCGCGGCTACCCGGACGTGCGGGCCAACACGGTGGCCTCCTTCGCTCTCGGCGACTACGAGTGGATGCTCGCCTTCGAGGCCGACGAGCTGCACCGGATCGTCGACCTGATGCGCGACCTGCGGGCCTCGCGGGCCCGCCGGCACGTCCGCGAGGAGGTCCCCTTCTACACCGGTCGCCGCCGGTCCATCGCCGACATCGTCACCTGCCTGCCCTGACGCGAGGGGCCCCGGCGTGGTGCCGGGGCCCCTTTCTCATCCCCTCGTCAGAGGGTCGCGGTGCAGCTCGGAGTGGGGGTGGCACTGTTGCCGGAGGCGAGGAAGCCGAAGGTGGTCTGCCCCCCTGCGGCCAGTGAGCCGTTGAAGGTCTCGTTCCGGGCGGTCACCGTGGACCCGCTGCTGGTGACGACGGCATTCCACGCCTGGCTGATCTGCTGGCCGCTCGGGAACGTCCAGCTGACCGTCCAGCCCTTGACCGCCGAGGCGCCGGCGGTCACGGTGACCTCACCCTGGAAGCCGCCCGTCCAGGAGTTGGTGATCCGGTAGGTGGCGGAGCAGCTTCCGGCCGGCGCGGTGGTCGGGGGAGCCGTCGTCGGCGGGCGGGTGGTCGGGGGAGTGGTGGTCGGCGGGGCGGTGGTCGGCGGGGTGGTGGTCGGCGGGGTGGTCGAGCCACCGAAGTCGACGTCGCTGCAGATGTAGTAGGACTGGTCCATGTGGCTGGCCTGCCAGATGGTGTAGACGATGTGCCGGCCGCTGCGGCCCGGCGCGTTCACCGGCACCTGGATCGACACGCCGTCCGTCTCCCGCGTCCACTGGCTCGCCGGGGTGTTGCCGATCTGCCCGGCCAGCTCCAGGTCGCTCCACGCCAGCGGCTTGCTCAGCGCGTTGAAGCCCTGCTTCGTCACGTACACCCGGATGTAGTCGGCGCCGTGGCTGGCCTGGTCGAAGAACTTGAGCCGGAAGTTGTTGCTGACCGACGTGGTCTTCCAGGCGCCGACCGCGTCGAGGGCGTTGTACCGGCCGGACTGGGTGTGGCCGCCGCTGCACAGCTGGCCGTCCGGGATGGCCGCCTGGTGGTTGCCGGCGACGCCCTCGCGGAACAGGCCGTTCCAGTTCCACATGGCGTTCGGGTCGGCCTGCCAGGCCTGCCAGCACATCGGGTCCTGGGTGGCCATCGCCGGGTTCTGGAAGTCGCCGCCCCAGCGCTGCCAGCAGCTGTAGTTGCGGGATGCCGGGTCCACGACGGACCCGTGTGCGGAGGCCGGGCTGGCCATGACGGTGGTGAGCAGCGCCGCGACGAGGGTGCCGACGGCGAGGAACGCCGTCGCGACCAGGGTGCGGCGGCGGTGCGGAGTGGACATGTGAGCCTCCGGGGATGGGGTCGGTTGACGACGCCCGGACGGCGCGGAGTTGCCCCTCCTACGCCCGGTTGGGTGACTCCCGCGACGGCTCTGCCTGGCACGCTTTCACATAAAAGCGGCGTACGTCAATGTCTGTTCACGTGGCCGGCCGGCTCTCCCGCCGCATCGGGGTGTGCGGGATGCCGTCATCGAGGTAGTCGGGCCCGCTGACGGCGAAGCCGTGGCCGGCGTAGAAGCCGACCAGGTGGCTCTGCGCCTCCAGCACGCACGGGCCGGCGCCGACCAGGGCCAGTGCCTCGGTCATCAGCCGGCCGCCCAGGCCCGCGCCGCGCGCCGCCGGCGCCACCACCACCCGGCCGATCCGCGCCACGCCGCCGGGGTCGGCCAGGATTCGCAGGTACGCCACCACTGCGCCGTCGCGGGTCAGCCAGAGGTGCCGGGTCCCGGCTTCGACGTCCCGGCCGTCCAGTTCCGGGTACGGGCAGTTCTGCTCCACCACGAAAGTGTCGATGCGCAGCCGGAGCAGGTCGTGGAAGGTGCGGGCGTCCAGCTCGGCGAAGCTCGCGACGTGCGACTCGATGGGCATCCCGCGATGTTAGGTCGCGGCCGGGGTGGCGGCCCGGCCGACCCGGGCCAGGTTGCCGGCCCGGCGCGCGAACGGCGGCGGTGTGGAGCGGGCTCAGGCGGGGCGGGCGCCGACCGTGTCGCGGATCTCGGCGCCCTGCTCGCCCTCCACGGCGCGGGCGCAGTGCGCGCAGCAGAAGAAGCGGCCGGACACCTCCACGCCGTGGCCGACGATCTTGATCTGGCAGTGCTCGCAGATGGGTGCCATCTTGTGGATCGCGCACTCGAAGCAGTCGAAGGTGTGCGTGGCCCCGCTGGCCGTGCGCACCTCGAACGCCATCCAGTAGTCGTTGCCGCAGACCTCACAGGTAGCCATACGAAACCCCCCGAAAACGGACGTATGGCCCTAGGTTAGCGAGGTTCGAGCCGGATGGAGACCGAGTTCACGCAGTGCCGGGTGTTCTTCGGGGTGAAACCCTCGCCCTCGAAGACGTGTCCCAGGTGGCTGTCGCACCGGGCACAGCGGATCTCCGTACGCCGCATGCCGAGGGTGTTGTCGGGGATCTCCTTCACCGCCCCCGGAATGGCGTCGTCGAAGCTCGGCCAGCCGCAGTGCGAGTCGAACTTGGCCTCGCTGCGGAACAGCTCCGCGCCGCAGCCCCGGCAGTGATAGACGCCGGGAGTCTTGGTGTCGACGTACTCGCCGGTCCACGGCCGCTCCGTGCCGGCCTGGCGGAGCACCCGGAACTCCTCAGGGCTCAGCCGGACCCGCCACTCGTCCTCGGTGGTGGGCAGTTCGCTCTCGGAAAGACTCACCGGTCAACGGTACGCCGGGCGTCGGTGGTATCGCATATCGTCGCGCAATGGCTGGCAGCAAGGCCGCAGCCGAGGAGATCGAGGTCGCCGGGCACACCGTGCGGCTCAGCAGCCCGGACCGGGTGATCTTCCCGCAGCGCGGCTTCACCAAGGCGGACGTCTTCCACTACTACGTCTCGGTCGGCGAGGGGATCATGCGCGCCCTGCGCGACCGGCCGACCACGTTGCAGCGCTTCCCCGAGGGCATCGAGAGGGAGATGTTCTTCCAGAAGCGGGTGCCGACTCGGGGCGTACCCCCGTGGGTGTCGACCGCGGAGATCAGCTTCCCCAGTGGTCGGAAGGCCGCGGAGCTCTGCCCGGCCGACCTGGCGCACGTGGCCTGGGCCGCCCAGATGGGCACCGTGGTCTTCCACCCGTGGCCGGTCCGCGCCGCCGACGTCGACCAGCCGGACGAGCTGCGGATCGACCTGGACCCGCAACCCGGCACCGACTTCGCCGACGCGGTCACCGCCGCCGGCGAGCTGTGCGCGCTGCTGGCCGAGCTGGGCGTGACCGGCTGGCCGAAGACCTCGGGGGGCCGGGGCGTGCACGTCTACCTGCGCATCCAGCCGCGCTGGACGTTCG
This region includes:
- a CDS encoding PadR family transcriptional regulator → MIAAEGSGGGDRQAQLLRGVLDMCLLALLDHEPAHGYELVRRLDAAGLAGVGYGTVYPLLTRLRRLGLVTDAVQESPSGPPRKVYALSTEGSRRLAAWKQQWRTFADTVDAAITDAPTTGR
- a CDS encoding ribonuclease D, encoding MTDEPPLRRRAAESRAGEASPYPSSAVPQPADAGTEPSTGGPVPLTAPRDGTPTPVAAPSELDEVVARFAAGMGPVALDAERASGYRYSQRAYLVQLRRAGAGTVLIDPLPLPDLSALDAVIAEAEWVLHAASQDLACLAEVGLRPRRLFDTELAARLAGFERVGLAALTEQLLGYTLEKHHSAADWSSRPLPESWLTYAALDVEMLVDLRDALDEELRRQGKSEWAAEEFAALVRNGARPPRVRAEPWRRTSGIHRVRGARAQARVRSLWYARDQIAARRDAAPGRVLPDSAIVAAAELDPKDEKTLLTLPGFGGRSVRRLARTWLAALDDARQLPDDALPVTPVVEGPPPPHRWAERDPVAAARLARCREVVVGTAGAHNLPPENLIAPDYIRRLAWQPPEEITENTVADTLRTSGAREWQITLLLPTLTQALTGP
- a CDS encoding trypsin-like peptidase domain-containing protein, whose translation is MTAGYRAGDGVPGQGADERADGTLPIGSGGGFAAPSAVPGAVGHGPGAQSAPVPAQPAGAPGQLGAAPGQSGVVPGQSGVVPGQSGVVPGQSGVVPAQFGSVPGQPAAPASRASWPPAANSGQWGGPTGIPTAPRAQGAWPPAQPGSAPGGLAAAPGGPAIAPGGPAIAPGGPVIGSGGLAAAPGGPGAAPGGLVLGSPYPGQPAVGTDYPGQAGPGTAYPDGPADGPRRRGRLPVVALALAGVLAVVAGVQAYQIYRLDSRLAATDRRLAEAQGADGRRLDGLETRAEALEKQAGAAFNPEAVASAVLPSVFRVRAGDFTGTAFAIGKPPSGGGTTLLTNFHVVESVYDGGGRKVFLERTGQRFEATIVKVEKDKDLAQLRTTARFTGLVAAAASVRSGQQIVVVGAPLGLQDSVTTGVVSAFRKDEDGSGPVIQFDAPINPGNSGGPVINGSKEVVGIATAKARDAEGIGLAVPIKTACDTFKIC
- a CDS encoding DUF3000 domain-containing protein, which codes for MHGPPIALPETFARAVAGLRSVTPRAEIVLEEVGAPQRLAPYAFALSAAVLRDEDEVATGRLILLHDPAGHEAWHGTLRLVTYVTAELEVDLASDPLLPGVGWTWLTDALDAQDARYLAIGGTVTQTLSTRFGELAGPPTAGDIEIRASWTPLGVDLAPHLLGWCALLASTAGLPPPGVTALSSRRPAGAA
- the hemE gene encoding uroporphyrinogen decarboxylase, coding for MSTDTTGTAARDGQTRHGGPAGSPFVRACRREPGPHTPVWFMRQAGRSLPEYRAIRANVPMLESCRRPELVTEITLQPVRRHGVDAAILFSDIVVPVAAAGVDLDIVPGTGPVVAEPVRTAADVDRIRPISRDDVSYVDEAVRLLVAELGDTPLIGFAGAPFTLASYLVEGGPSRNHVKTKALMYGDPELWHALCDRLAEVTLSFLRVQIDAGVSAVQLFDSWAGALSEADYRRYVLPHSTRVLSGLADADRSGSRRGDGRAEPERSPGVPRIHFGVGTAELLGAMGEAGADVVGVDWRTPLDVATRRIGPDKAVQGNLDPCVLFAPWPVVEAEVRRILDQGRAAPGHVFNLGHGVLPETDPDVLTRVVALVHELSARPVE
- the hemG gene encoding protoporphyrinogen oxidase, with protein sequence MARPSRVAIVGGGITGLAAAVRLRERAPAGTDITVYEQSGRLGGKLRTGELAGGPVEFGAESFLMRDPAGGDSAVVALVRRLGLAESIVHPSVGQAALVVDGGLRPVPGGTLVGVPGDLNKVAAVARPAADADRDAGRPLLGPDADVPVGALVRARLGDEVVDRLVDPMLGGVYAGRADDLSLAATMPALARTARVEHTLVGAVRAAQAAAPRTPGAPVFGTLAGGLSTLVEAAAAASGATIRRDAAVRELHRTATGWRLTVGPTREAEYVEVDAVVLAVPARPAARLLAGTVPEVAATVGELDYASVALITMALPEPELPELSGFLVPATEGLLIKASTFFTTKWGHLRRADGVALLRASVGRYGDETSLQLTDEDLVATVHREVSKVLGVSLPTPIDRHVQRWGGALPQYAPGHLGRVAAVRAAVRAAHPTLALAGAGYDGVGIPVCVRSGETAAEEIITALGGSAA
- the hemQ gene encoding hydrogen peroxide-dependent heme synthase, coding for MTEQTNAARLRELNETIRYTMWSVYRATSPLPSLRENVVDEVESLFGELAGKDVTIRGTYDVSGLRADADLMIWWHASSSDELQDAYLRFRRTALGRALTPVWSQLALHRPAEFNRSHIPAFLAGEEPRAYICVYPFIRSYEWYLLPDAERREMLAEHGQMARGYPDVRANTVASFALGDYEWMLAFEADELHRIVDLMRDLRASRARRHVREEVPFYTGRRRSIADIVTCLP
- a CDS encoding lytic polysaccharide monooxygenase auxiliary activity family 9 protein; its protein translation is MSTPHRRRTLVATAFLAVGTLVAALLTTVMASPASAHGSVVDPASRNYSCWQRWGGDFQNPAMATQDPMCWQAWQADPNAMWNWNGLFREGVAGNHQAAIPDGQLCSGGHTQSGRYNALDAVGAWKTTSVSNNFRLKFFDQASHGADYIRVYVTKQGFNALSKPLAWSDLELAGQIGNTPASQWTRETDGVSIQVPVNAPGRSGRHIVYTIWQASHMDQSYYICSDVDFGGSTTPPTTTPPTTAPPTTTPPTTRPPTTAPPTTAPAGSCSATYRITNSWTGGFQGEVTVTAGASAVKGWTVSWTFPSGQQISQAWNAVVTSSGSTVTARNETFNGSLAAGGQTTFGFLASGNSATPTPSCTATL
- a CDS encoding GNAT family N-acetyltransferase; the protein is MPIESHVASFAELDARTFHDLLRLRIDTFVVEQNCPYPELDGRDVEAGTRHLWLTRDGAVVAYLRILADPGGVARIGRVVVAPAARGAGLGGRLMTEALALVGAGPCVLEAQSHLVGFYAGHGFAVSGPDYLDDGIPHTPMRRESRPAT
- a CDS encoding Prokaryotic metallothionein, translated to MATCEVCGNDYWMAFEVRTASGATHTFDCFECAIHKMAPICEHCQIKIVGHGVEVSGRFFCCAHCARAVEGEQGAEIRDTVGARPA
- the msrB gene encoding peptide-methionine (R)-S-oxide reductase MsrB; translation: MSLSESELPTTEDEWRVRLSPEEFRVLRQAGTERPWTGEYVDTKTPGVYHCRGCGAELFRSEAKFDSHCGWPSFDDAIPGAVKEIPDNTLGMRRTEIRCARCDSHLGHVFEGEGFTPKNTRHCVNSVSIRLEPR